A section of the Numida meleagris isolate 19003 breed g44 Domestic line chromosome 16, NumMel1.0, whole genome shotgun sequence genome encodes:
- the PLPP7 gene encoding inactive phospholipid phosphatase 7, with protein sequence MPASQTRSRARDRNNVLNRAEFLSLNQPPKGTQESRSSGRKQSGQAAAAGTQNSNPKERRQSQQLPEEDCMQLNPSFKGIAFNSLLAIDICMSKRLGVCANRASSWGGARSMINLLGITGHGIPWIAGTLICLVKSSTLAGQEVLMNLLLALLLDIMIVAGLQKLAKRKGPYDVSPGLLDYLTMDTYAFPAGHASRAAMLSKFLLNHLVLAIPLRILLVLWAFCVGFSRVMIGRHHITDVLSGFVFGYLQFRLVELIWMSSNTCQMLISIW encoded by the exons ATGCCAGCATCCCAGACGCGGTCCAGAGCGCGAGACAGGAACAATGTCCTCAACAGGGCTGAGTTCCTCTCCCTGAACCAGCCCCCGAAAGGGACCCAGGAGAGCAGGAGCTCGGGCAGAAAGCAGAGCGGCCAAGCAGCGGCGGCCGGCACCCAGAACAGCAACCCCAAGGAGCGGAGGCAATCGCAGCAGCTGCCCGAAGAGGACTGCATGCAGCTCAACCCCTCCTTCAAGGGAATCGCCTTCAACTCCTTGCTGGCCATCGATATCTGCATGTCCAAGCGGCTGGGGGTGTGCGCCAACCGAGCCTCGTCCTGGGGAGGTGCCCGTTCCATGATCAACCTGCTGGGGATAACGGGGCACGGCATCCCCTGGATCGCGGGCACGCTCATCTGCCTGGTGAAGAGCAGCACGCTGGCGGGCCAGGAGGTCCTCATGAACCTGCTGCTAG CCCTGCTGTTGGACATCATGATCGTGGCCGGGCTGCAGAAGTTGGCCAAGCGCAAGGGTCCGTACGACGTCAGCCCCGGCCTCTTGGACTACCTGACCATGGACACCTACGCGTTCCCAGCCGGTCATGCCAGCCGTGCCGCCATGCTTTCCAAGTTCTTACTCAACCACCTGGTCCTGGCCATCCCGCTCCGCATCCTGCTGGTCCTTTGGGCCTTCTGCGTCGGCTTCTCCCGCGTCATGATCGGCCGGCACCACATCACGGACGTGCTCTCCGGCTTCGTGTTCGGCTACCTGCAGTTCAGGCTGGTGGAGTTGATATGGATGTCTTCCAACACGTGTCAGATGTTGATATCCATCTGGTGA